The following are encoded together in the Triticum dicoccoides isolate Atlit2015 ecotype Zavitan chromosome 6B, WEW_v2.0, whole genome shotgun sequence genome:
- the LOC119321212 gene encoding BEACH domain-containing protein C2-like, giving the protein MEGQDALDMSDASPTSSWADGAVEHFDVASFGGDGYVVDDEEMSDVELGTGSPVAPSEASTQPPTPLRRCLAPVVSSDVPEAVVRAVDAVIMGGGVERLREMVSEENGEVTHFIVDVLMITMGGVDGLDEGAGDGTSTSTEPSIMSSSRAAAIAVELMPYLPCGTEPSPRTRMACGLLATLSACTRNRTMCSASGLLAILLDSAEKLFVKMGQRRDWDGTPLVQCIQVLGGHSVSVKDLHSWLLLVKKALGTRWATPLTLALEKAVGCNEAKGPAVTFEFDGESSGLLAPGDSRWPFSNGFGFATWIYVESFSDSPNAAASTSGRSSPWAAASTSGRSSPWAAAAAAFTHAVEGAKDMPRLFSFLTADNDGVEAYFQGKFLVVESGTGRGKKAPLHFTYEFKPQCWYFIGLECTSKQGLLGMVESELRLYVDDKLHESRPFEFPRVLKPLAFCCIGTNPPPTITCLQRQCPLFAEMGPIYIFMEPIGPERMARLASRGGDALPSFSSGAGLPWKASCDHIREMSEDSYTLDIEIGGSLHLLYHPSLLNGRFCPDASPSGSTGTHRRPAEVIGMVHISYRVRPAESLWALACGGPMALLPLTVSNIEMDNLEPILGDVSLSLATSSLSVPIFRIISLAIQHPGNKQELCLTHGPELLSQVLQYLLETLSKLESGKKEILRDEELVAAIVSLCQSQINDPGLKAQLFSTLLLDLKMWSSCNYVLQKKLLSSLADMVFAESACMYDANALQMLLDGCRRCYWVTREGDSIDTFTLTGTERPLGKVNALVDELLVVIELLIGSASSTMASDDVRRLVGFVVDCPQPNQVPRVLLLIYRLIVHPNSTRAHMYAQSFISRGGVEALLVLLQREAKSGNNNTFNNCDVPQNAAKWNGSSQSKSTNSRSLLKPASSEANCNRETPSVDSHESPSHDGNSEPVSTSKWCLLKKQFLKNRSGMDLPSITDNVQNNVYNIDNGDGVLVGIVHILGALVASGHLKFASLIAKPKLPSGFLTTANAEGNTMFEDRVSLLLFALQKAFQAAPRRLMTRNVYRSLISAVINISSANDNLNLYDSDYRFQHIPLLLVLLRSLPYASRAFQAHTLQDLLFLVCSHPENRSTMTSIAEWPDWILEVMISNHEMGDNKDSDGVSIYELEDVIHKFLLIMLEHSMWQKDGWKDVEATIHCAEWLSMAGGFSMGDQRIRREEALPIFKRRLLGSLLDFSAQELRVQQSEGITAAASDVEVETKEPKIQAEKPADLLVVLAENAVVLMMLVEDHLRSRSQQFFTSCLIDSALSPASMASSAASRSLSRTGSEPLEAGGSRQSLSSDAGGLPVDVLASMSGTNGQISSEVMERVTAAAAAEPYGSVRHAFLSYGSCISDLSEGWKYRSRLWYGVCIPSKANIFGGGGSGWEAWKSVVEKDSNGDWIELPLVKKSVAMLQTLLLDSGFGAGLGSGEGSAGGIGVMSALNQLLDSDQPFFCMLRLTLISMREDDTGEDDLFMRNISMKNDDISERLGCQTGSVIELDGNSCSPTIKPQSALLWRLLGPFLNVPVSESKRQRVLVASSILYSEVWHAVSSDRKPLRKKYLGLLMPPYAAVLKRYRSVLANIHELASSDGENPLLVGDCASAADTLPVEAAVSLISPGWAAAFASPPVAMALAMIAAGASGAETIAPPTNKLRRRDTSLLERRSAKLHSFSSFQRLPDTTPLLPASAPKDKASAKVAALAAARDLEFSAKIGLRRGLSVVAMATSGQRRSAGDIERAQRWTTTEAMAAAWMECLQSADSKSVSGRDFSALSYKYVALLVSSFALARNLQRVEMERRTQVDILNRRCASVGVRAWRRLLHCLIETNRLYGPFGELLCTPDSIFWKLDFTECSSRMRRFMKRNYNGSDRFGAAVNFEEQMLLCDGVESNACHTEEGDTRSTNALPTTSLIIVAEAMSVDRGHEDAEHIETETICSSVDDQLRNSLPPDPFKGSIDPRSSDFSGVRNLVRSTVIAPGYRSGEEDKRIIIELPSLMVRPLKTVRGTFQVTLKRINFIVDEHTSDSDSYMDDVASTSGQYDQQDKDRSWFISSLHQIYNRRYLLRQSALELVMVDRSNFFFDFEDIEARRHAYRAIIHTKPPYLNDIFLATQKPEQILKQTQLMERWAKWEISNFDYLMELNTLAGRSYNDISQYPIFPWVVSDYHSKTLDLEDPSSYRDLSKPIGALNPARLKKFQDYYSSFKDPIIPNCHYGSHYSSPGTVLYYLARIEPFTTLSIELRGGKFGDDNHMLSDITRTWNSVLEDMNDVKELVPEMFYLPEVFTNVNSVDMGTNELAKRLGSVELPPWAENPVDFIHKHRKALESDHVSAHLNEWIDLIFGYKQRGKEAVMANNVFPYATYEGTVDIDKIADPVQRQATQDQIVNFGQTPSQLLIVPHIKRRPLADILQLQTIFRNPSEVRSYLLPNPDQCNVPASAVHVSNDCIVVVDANVPAAHVAVHHWQPNTPDGLETPFLFHHGKNAINSSGGAIRRIFKGPASAEDYHFPRAIAFAASAVQPSSTVAVTCDKEVITGGHADNSVKLISSDGARTIETASGHIAPVTCLALSPDNNYFVTGSRDTTVILWRIHQMSSSHWKNAPEPPPSPTTPISPLANSISSGSSPIRTLETSRKRRIEGPMHVLRGHLGEVTCCSVSSDLGLVASSSHTSGALLHSLRTGRLIRKLDVGEAHLICLSRQGIVLIWNESEKRLSTFTVNGIPMSTSVLSPFSGRVSCIEVSRDGQFALIAACLSSNCTRDTSTDEDHMIENCNDDEDVPESKETKLYVHAPSICFIDLHKLEVIHTLKLGEGQDVTAVALNEDNTTLVASTADKQLIVFTNPSLSSKIADQMLHEGDGLL; this is encoded by the exons ATGGAGGGGCAGGACGCGCTCGACATGTCCGACGCCTCGCCGACCTCGTCGTGGGCGGACGGAGCCGTCGAGCACTTCGACGTCGCGTCGTTCGGCGGCGACGGGTACGTCGTCGACGATGAGGAGATGTCGGACGTGGAGCTCGGCACGGGTTCCCCGGTGGCCCCTTCGGAGGCCTCGACGCAGCCTCCTACGCCGCTGCGGAGGTGCCTAGCGCCGGTCGTGTCCTCGGACGTCCCGGAGGCGGTGGTGCGGGCGGTCGACGCGGTGATCATGGGCGGCGGGGTTGAGCGCCTCCGCGAGATGGTGTCCGAGGAGAACGGCGAGGTCACGCATTTCATCGTAGACGTGCTGATGATCACGATGGGCGGCGTGGACGGCCTCGACGAGGGCGCGGGCGATGGCACCAGCACCAGCACGGAACCCAGCATCATGTCCAGCTCGCGCGCAGCCGCCATTGCTGTCGAACTGATGCCTTACCTTCCATGCGGCACCGAGCCGTCGCCGCGCACCCGTATGGCCTGCGGCCTCCTCGCCACCCTCAGCGCCTGCACCCGCAACCGCACCATGTGCTCCGCTTCGGGCCTTCTCGCTATCCTCCTCGATTCTGCAGAGAAGCTGTTCGTAAAAATGGGTCAGAGAAGGGATTGGGACGGGACACCGCTCGTGCAGTGCATTCAGGTGCTAGGAGGGCACTCGGTTAGCGTCAAGGACTTGCATTCCTGGCTCCTTTTGGTCAAGAAGGCGCTTGGGACACGCTGGGCAACGCCGCTGACACTAGCATTGGAGAAGGCTGTTGGCTGCAATGAGGCGAAGGGACCTGCAGTGACGTTTGAGTTCGACGGCGAGAGTTCCGGCTTGCTTGCCCCTGGAGATAGCCGGTGGCCATTCTCGAACGGTTTTGGGTTTGCCACATGGATATATGTAGAGTCATTCTCGGACTCACCCAACGCAGCAGCATCAACTTCTGGGAGATCGTCACCATGGGCAGCAGCATCAACTTCTGGGAGATCGTCACCAtgggctgccgccgccgctgctttcACACATGCTGTAGAAGGGGCGAAGGACATGCCCCGGCTTTTCAGCTTCCTTACTGCTGATAACGATGGTGTGGAGGCTTATTTCCAAGGCAAGTTTCTAGTTGTGGAGAGTGGGACTGGAAGGGGAAAGAAGGCTCCTCTCCATTTCACCTATGAATTCAAACCACAGTGCTGGTACTTCATTGGTTTGGAGTGCACAAGCAAGCAGGGTTTGCTCGGAATGGTCGAGAGTGAACTACGGCTGTATGTTGATGATAAGCTTCATGAGAGCCGTCCGTTTGAGTTCCCCCGTGTCTTGAAACCGCTGGCATTCTGCTGCATCGGGACAAACCCGCCACCAACTATTACTTGTCTGCAACGGCAATGCCCATTATTTGCAGAAATGGGGCCTATCTATATTTTCATGGAGCCGATTGGCCCAGAGAGAATGGCCCGGCTAGCTTCTAGGGGAGGAGATGCACTTCCTAGCTTCAGCAGCGGTGCTGGTTTGCCTTGGAAAGCTAGCTGTGATCACATTAGGGAAATGTCAGAAGATAGTTATACACTTGACATTGAGATTGGAGGAAGCTTACATCTTCTTTATCATCCTAGCCTACTTAACGGCCGATTTTGCCCCGATGCTTCACCTTCTGGTTCAACAG GTACTCACCGAAGGCCTGCGGAAGTTATTGGGATGGTTCACATATCTTATCGTGTGCGACCTGCAGAATCATTATGGGCATTAGCTTGTGGAGGTCCAATGGCTTTGCTACCATTGACTGTGAGCAATATTGAGATGGATAACCTGGAACCTATACTTGGTGATGTGTCACTGTCTCTTGCTACGTCTTCTCTTTCTGTTCCTATATTCAGAATAATTTCTCTGGCAATTCAACATCCTGGAAATAAGCAAGAGCTTTGCCTTACCCATGGACCAGAGCTTCTATCACAAGTTTTACAATATTTGTTGGAAACACTGTCAAAACTAGAAAGTGGGAAGAAAGAGATACTGAGAGACGAGGAGCTTGTTGCTGCAATTGTATCTTTGTGCCAATCTCAAATAAATGATCCTGGTCTAAAAGCGCAGCTCTTTAGCACTTTGCTGTTGGACCTGAAGATGTGGAGCTCATGCAACTATGTTCTGCAGAAAAAGCTTCTCTCTTCACTTGCAGACATGGTTTTTGCAGAATCTGCTTGCATGTATGATGCAAATGCGTTGCAAATGCTTCTTGATGGATGCAGAAGGTGTTACTGGGTAACTCGTGAAGGAGATTCAATAGATACCTTCACATTGACTGGAACTGAGAGACCTTTAGGGAAAGTGAATGCTCTTGTTGATGAGCTGTTGGTTGTTATTGAACTGTTGATAGGATCAGCTTCTTCCACAATGGCTTCTGATGATGTTCGTCGTTTGGTAGGATTTGTTGTTGACTGCCCACAACCTAACCAG GTTCCTAGGGTCTTGCTCCTCATCTACAGACTGATTGTGCACCCAAACAGTACTAGAGCGCACATGTATGCTCAGTCATTTATTTCTCGTGGAGGTGTAGAGGCATTACTTGTTCTTTTGCAAAGAGAGGCTAAATCTGGAAATAACAACACTTTCAACAACTGCGATGTGCCACAAAATGCTGCTAAGTGGAATGGAAGTTCTCAGTCAAAATCTACTAATAGTCGTTCACTCTTGAAACCAGCTAGTAGTGAAGCAAACTGCAATCGTGAGACCCCATCAGTTGACAGTCATGAGTCACCCTCTCATGATGGTAACTCTGAACCTGTATCTACTAGCAAATGGTGCTTACTAAAAAAGCAGTTCCTAAAGAATCGGAGTGGCATGGATCTCCCAAGTATCACTGACAATGTTCAGAACAATGTATACAATATTGATAATGGTGATGGAGTACTTGTTGGGATAGTTCATATTTTGGGCGCTTTGGTTGCCTCAGGTCACCTGAAGTTTGCGTCACTTATTGCAAAACCAAAGTTGCCAAGTGGTTTTCTGACAACTGCTAATGCCGAAGGAAATACCATGTTTGAAGACAGAGTATCTTTATTGCTCTTTGCATTGCAGAAAGCTTTTCAAGCAGCCCCAAGAAGGCTTATGACCAGAAATGTATATAGATCTTTAATATCTGCAGTG ATCAACATTTCTTCAGCAAATGATAATCTGAACTTGTATGATTCTGATTATCGCTTTCAGCATATTCCGCTCTTGTTAGTTCTACTACGTTCTCTTCCATATGCATCACGAGCATTTCAAGCTCATACTCTTCAG GATCTTCTATTTTTGGTTTGCAGTCACCCTGAGAATAGAAGTACCATGACTTCCATTGCAGAATGGCCTGATTGGATTTTGGAGGTTATGATTTCTAATCATGAG ATGGGTGATAACAAAGATTCAGATGGTGTAAGCATATATGAGCTTGAAGACGTCATACACAAGTTTCTACTCATTATGCTGGAGCATTCAATGTGGCAAAAAGATGGGTGGAAA GATGTGGAGGCAACAATACACTGTGCAGAATGGCTTTCAATGGCTGGGGGGTTTAGCATGGGAGACCAAAGAATTAG GCGTGAAGAAGCATTACCAATTTTCAAAAGGAGATTACTGGGTAGTCTGCTTGATTTTTCTGCTCAGGAGCTTCGAGTTCAG CAGTCTGAAGGAATTACTGCTGCAGCATCTGATGTTGAAGTGGAGACTAAAGAACCAAAAATACAAGCAGAAAAGCCTGCCGATCTCTTAGTAGTCTTGGCTGAGAATGCAGTAGTTCTGATGATGCTCGTAGAAGATCATCTGAGGTCACGCAGCCAACAATTTTTTACATCCTGCTTAATTGACAGTGCTTTATCTCCTGCATCGATGGCTTCATCAGCTGCCAGTAGGTCATTGAGCAGAACTGGTAGCGAGCCTTTAGAAGCTGGGGGCTCAAGGCAGTCTTTGTCCAGTGATGCTGGTGGGCTGCCGGTTGAT GTTCTTGCTTCGATGTCTGGCACAAATGGGCAAATTTCTTCTGAGGTAATGGAACGCGtaacggcagcagcagcagcggagcCTTATGGATCTGTCAGGCATGCATTTCTATCCTATGGGAGCTGTATTTCAGATCTTTCTGAAGGTTGGAAGTACAGAAGCCGACTGTGGTATGGTGTATGCATTCCATCCAAAGCTAATATCTTTGGGGGAGGAGGAAGTGGTTGGGAAGCATGGAAATCTGTTGTAGAGAAGGACTCCAATGGGGACTGGATTGAACTTCCATTAGTGAAGAAATCAGTTGCAATGCTGCAGACACTTCTACTAGATTCTGGATTTGGGGCTGGCCTTGGCTCTGGAGAGGGATCTGCCGGTGGTATTGGTGTTATGAGTGCACTTAATCAGTTGTTAGATAGTGATCAGCCTTTTTTTTGTATGCTCCGGTTGACTCTTATTTCAATGAGGGAGGATGATACTGGTGAAGACGACCTCTTTATGAGAAACATTAGCATGAAGAATGATGATATATCAGAAAGATTGGGCTGTCAAACTGGAAGTGTGATTGAACTTGATGGTAACTCATGTTCGCCTACCATAAAACCTCAGTCTGCACTTCTATGGAG ATTGCTTGGCCCCTTTCTGAATGTGCCAGTTTCTGAATCTAAGAGACAGAGGGTTCTGGTTGCGTCTTCTATTCTTTATTCGGAG GTATGGCATGCTGTAAGTAGCGACAGAAAGCCTTTAAGGAAAAAATATCTTGGATTGTTAATGCCACCATATGCAGCTGTCCTGAAAAGATATCGCTCTGTTTTGGCTAATATTCACGAGCTTGCATCTTCGGATGGAGAAAATCCGCTACTTGTTGGTGATTGTGCTTCGGCTGCAGATACTTTACCTGTTGAG GCTGCTGTTTCATTGATATCACCTGGCTGGGCTGCTGCTTTTGCCTCTCCACCAGTTGCAATGGCATTGGCCATGATTGCTGCTGGTGCCTCTGGGGCAGAAACAATTGCACCACCAACAAATAAATTGCGCAGGCGTGACACCTCATTGCTTGAGCGTAGATCAGCTAAATTACACTCATTCTCAAGTTTCCAGAGGCTTCCTGATACAAcaccactcctgcctgcatctgcacCGAAGGACAAAGCATCCGCGAAAGTTGCAGCCTTGGCCGCTGCTCGTGACCTTGAGTTTAGTGCTAAGATTGGCTTGAGAAGGGGTCTTAGTGTTGTAGCAATGGCAACTTCAGGACAACGGAGGTCTGCGGGCGATATTGAGCGTGCGCAGAGGTGGACCACAACTGAAGCTATGGCTGCTGCTTGGATGGAGTGTCTGCAATCTGCTGACTCAAAATCAGTGTCAGGCAGAGATTTTTCTGCCCTTTCTTACAAATATGTTGCACTTCTTGTTTCAAGTTTTGCCTTAGCACGGAACTTGCAACGAGTTGAG ATGGAGAGACGAACACAGGTTGATATCTTGAaccgtcgttgtgcctctgttgggGTTCGGGCATGGCGACGTCTTCTTCATTGCTTAATAGAGACAAATAGACTCTATGGACCTTTTGGAGAACTTCTATGTACTCCTGATAGC ATTTTCTGGAAGCTAGATTTTACTGAATGTTCATCAAGGATGAGAAGATTTATGAAAAGAAACTACAATGGGTCAGATCGTTTTGGTGCAGCTGTTAATTTTGAGGAGCAGATGCTTCTTTGTGATGGTGTGGAATCCAATGCATGCCACACAGAGGAAGGGGACACTCGATCTACAAATGCTCTCCCAACAACTTCGTTGATTATAGTGGCTGAGGCAATGTCAGTGGATAGAGGACATGAAGATGCTGAGCACATAGAAACCGAAACAATTTGCAGCAGTGTAGATGATCAATTAAGAAATTCCTTGCCACCTGATCCGTTTAAAGGATCAATAGATCCAAGAAGTTCAGACTTTTCTGGTGTCCGCAACCTGGTTCGATCCACAGTAATTGCACCTGGTTATAGGTCTGGCGAAGAAGATAAAAGAATTATAATTGAATTGCCATCGTTGATGGTGAGGCCATTGAAGACCGTACGAGGAACCTTCCAA GTCACATTAAAGAGGATTAACTTCATAGTTGATGAGCATACATCTGACAGTGACAGTTACATGGATGATGTTGCATCCACTAGCGGCCAATATGATCAGCAAGATAAAGATCGGAGTTGGTTCATATCTTCGCTGCATCAGATTTATAATAGAAG GTATTTGTTACGTCAAAGTGCATTGGAATTAGTTATGGTAGATAGGTCTAACTTCTTCTTTGATTTTGAG GATATAGAAGCACGCCGACATGCTTATCGGGCTATCATTCACACCAAACCTCCTTATTTGAATGATATTTTTCTAGCTACACAG AAACCTGAGCAAATCCTTAAACAGACACAATTAATGGAGCGCTGGGCCAAATGGGAG ATTAGCAATTTTGACTACCTAATGGAACTGAACACTCTTGCTGGGCGCAGTTACAATGACATCTCGCAG TATCCTATCTTCCCATGGGTAGTATCAGATTACCATTCCAAAACATTGGACTTGGAAGATCCTTCCTCATACCGAGATCTTTCAAAG CCAATTGGTGCTCTAAATCCTGCACGGCTGAAGAAATTCCAAGACTATTACTCTAGTTTCAAGGATCCAATCATCCCAAATTGTCACTACGGTTCACATTACTCTAGTCCTGGCACG GTATTGTATTATCTTGCCAGGATAGAACCTTTCACTACCCTCTCTATTGAGCTGCGGGGTGGCAAGTTTGGTGATGATAATCACATGCTCTCTGATATCACCAGAACATGGAACAGTGTCCTTGAAGACATGAATGATGTAAAAGAGCTA GTTCCAGAGATGTTTTACCTTCCTGAGGTATTTACCAATGTGAATTCTGTTGACATGGGAACAAATGAACTTGCTAAAAGGCTAG GCTCTGTAGAATTACCTCCTTGGGCCGAGAACCCTGTTGATTTTATACATAAACATCGGAAAGCTCTTGAGAGTGATCATGTCTCCGCTCATTTGAATGAATGGATTGATCTAATATTTGG ATATAAACAAAGAGGTAAAGAAGCAGTGATGGCTAACAATGTTTTTCCCTACGCTACATACGAGGGGACAGTAGATATTGATAAAATTGCTGATCCA GTGCAACGGCAAGCTACACAAGACCAAATAGTAAATTTTGGACAAACGCCATCTCAGTTGCTGATAGTTCCACATATAAAGAGAAGGCCATTGGCAGATATCTTACAGCTGCAG ACAATATTCCGGAACCCAAGTGAAGTCAGATCTTATTTACTTCCTAATCCAGACCAGTGTAATGTTCCCGCTAGTGCAGTGCATGTATCGAATGACTGTATTGTAGTCGTAGATGCAAATGTGCCTGCAGCACATGTGGCAGTGCACCATTGGCAGCCAAACACCCCGGATGGCTTAGAGACACCCTTTCTCTTTCATCATGGGAAAAATGCCATAAATTCAAGCGGCGGCGCAATAAGGCGCATCTTCAAAGGACCTGCTTCTGCAGAAGACTACCATTTCCCAAGGGCTATAGCTTTTGCTGCTTCTGCAGTCCAACCTTCGTCAACTGTTGCCGTCACATGTGACAAAGAGGTTATAACTG GTGGGCATGCAGATAATTCTGTGAAGTTGATCTCCTCAGATGGAGCAAGGACCATTGAAACTGCATCTGGGCATATTGCTCCTGTGACCTGCCTCGCACTATCTCCTGATAACAATTACTTTGTCACGGGGTCTCGTGACACAACAGTTATATTATGGAGGATACATCAGATGAGCTCTTCACATTGGAAAAATGCACCAGAACCTCCACCTTCACCAACAACACCAATTAGTCCTCTAGCCAATAGTATTAGTAGTGGTAGCAGTCCAATCAGAACTTTGGAAACCTCCAGGAAGCGGCGAATCGAAGGTCCTATGCATGTTCTAAGAGGACATCTTGGAGAAGTAACTTGCTGTTCTGTTAGTTCTGACTTGGGACTTGTTGCTTCCTCTTCACATACATCTGGTGCCCTTCTACATTCTTTGAGGACAGGTCGGCTCATAAGGAAGCTGGATGTGGGAGAGGCACATTTGATATGCTTATCTCGTCAAGGAATCGTATTGATTTGGAATGAATCAGAGAAGAGACTATCCACCTTCACTGTTAATGGAATCCCTATGTCTACCTCGGTCCTGTCACCTTTCTCCGGGCGTGTTAGTTGCATTGAGGTTTCTAGGGATGGCCAGTTTGCTTTAATTGCAGCATGTTTATCTAGCAATTGCACTCGTGACACTAGTACTGATGAAGATCATATGATTGAGAACTGCAACGATGATGAGGATGTACCAGAGTCAAAGGAGACCAAGCTATACGTTCATGCTCCCTCGATCTGCTTCATTGATCTACACAAACTTGAG GTAATTCATACGCTGAAGCTGGGAGAAGGACAGGACGTCACAGCTGTTGCTCTAAATGAAGATAACACTACTCTTGTTGCCTCAACAGCTGATAAGCAGCTGATAGTCTTCACAAATCCTTCT TTGAGTTCTAAAATAGCTGATCAGATGCTGCACGAAGGTGACGGGCTTTTGTAG